From the genome of Candidatus Saccharimonadales bacterium, one region includes:
- a CDS encoding PEGA domain-containing protein — protein sequence MTPTLFTRHRILIISLLVIAVIVIPVFYFVYTSIERAGKTQVTLIALPEDASLTIDGKPTGPGTLYLKPGSYTIKGEKNGFTTYEHREVIENDNRTITVVLNPVSDEAKKWTQQNQTKYLEIEGKAGLAANQEGEAFRKENPIVNDLPYSNYLYTIGYQNDNSDPSGNSIIVTIDAPSGYRNAAVRQIRALGYDPATLKIEFRNYESPF from the coding sequence ATGACACCGACATTGTTTACACGACACAGAATACTCATTATCAGCCTTCTGGTTATAGCTGTCATCGTCATACCTGTTTTCTACTTTGTTTACACATCGATCGAGAGGGCTGGAAAAACCCAAGTGACGCTTATCGCGCTTCCGGAAGACGCTTCACTTACTATCGATGGCAAACCGACAGGTCCAGGAACGCTCTACCTTAAGCCCGGCTCTTATACCATCAAAGGCGAGAAGAATGGTTTTACAACCTACGAGCACAGAGAAGTCATCGAAAACGATAACCGAACGATCACCGTAGTCCTCAACCCTGTTTCAGATGAAGCAAAAAAATGGACACAGCAGAATCAGACCAAATACCTTGAAATAGAAGGAAAAGCCGGCTTAGCCGCCAACCAAGAGGGCGAGGCATTCCGCAAGGAAAACCCTATTGTGAACGACCTCCCTTACAGTAATTATTTATATACGATTGGATACCAAAACGATAATTCAGACCCTTCCGGAAATTCCATTATCGTCACAATTGACGCCCCAAGCGGCTATCGAAATGCCGCCGTACGACAGATACGCGCACTTGGCTATGACCCCGCCACATTAAAAATAGAATTTAGAAACTACGAAAGCCCATTCTAA
- the recF gene encoding DNA replication and repair protein RecF (All proteins in this family for which functions are known are DNA-binding proteins that assist the filamentation of RecA onto DNA for the initiation of recombination or recombinational repair.), which translates to MPRIQSLHVRHVRAHPDFTLKLAPDVTVITGANGSGKTSLLEALYVALQGSSFKGSDKDIVERTKEWYRIDVGFDDGTVRTVKFDSRKQTGRKQFNINDKNQYRLPPALRYPVVLFEPDDLRLLNGSPERRRRFIDQFISQIDVSYASVLRRYERSLRQRNALLKKQASSDDFFAWNLTLSEYGATIIEKRIHFIEQLNERLNETYHAIAHKPDTVSMRYSFSAGDSIQQKLLSELHHATQKDLVLGFTSVGPHRHDVLFEFNGSPALSVASRGEVRSIVLALKFLEIDIIEQVTSEKPVVLLDDVFSELDEERQKQLTTLTKSHQIIITSATSGSRIPASIITKLE; encoded by the coding sequence ATGCCCCGGATCCAATCATTGCATGTTCGGCACGTAAGGGCCCACCCCGATTTCACATTGAAGCTTGCCCCGGACGTTACCGTCATTACTGGAGCGAATGGAAGCGGCAAGACTTCACTTCTTGAGGCGCTTTATGTGGCGCTTCAAGGCTCTTCATTTAAGGGATCGGATAAAGATATCGTCGAGCGTACTAAGGAGTGGTATCGAATCGATGTGGGGTTTGATGATGGTACCGTGCGCACGGTTAAATTTGATAGCCGAAAACAGACTGGGCGAAAGCAATTCAATATTAATGACAAAAATCAGTATCGTCTTCCGCCCGCACTCCGTTACCCGGTTGTTTTATTTGAGCCCGATGATCTTCGTTTGCTCAATGGTTCGCCAGAGCGACGGCGACGCTTTATAGACCAGTTCATATCACAAATCGATGTTTCTTACGCATCAGTACTGCGCCGCTACGAGCGCTCTTTAAGGCAGCGCAACGCTCTTCTTAAAAAGCAGGCATCAAGCGATGATTTTTTTGCATGGAACCTTACCTTGAGCGAATATGGCGCAACGATTATTGAAAAAAGAATCCATTTTATTGAACAACTCAACGAGCGTTTGAATGAAACCTATCATGCAATTGCACACAAGCCGGATACGGTCTCGATGCGCTATTCATTTTCAGCAGGTGATTCAATTCAGCAGAAGTTACTGAGCGAGCTTCACCATGCAACTCAGAAGGATCTTGTGCTGGGATTCACGTCAGTTGGACCGCATCGTCATGATGTTCTCTTTGAATTTAATGGTTCCCCTGCTCTTTCGGTGGCCTCACGAGGTGAGGTGCGGAGTATCGTGCTGGCACTTAAGTTTCTCGAAATCGATATTATCGAGCAGGTAACAAGCGAAAAGCCAGTCGTACTTCTTGATGATGTTTTTAGCGAGCTTGACGAAGAGCGCCAAAAACAGCTAACTACGCTCACGAAATCTCATCAAATTATCATTACCTCCGCCACGAGTGGCAGCCGTATTCCTGCGAGTATTATTACCAAATTAGAGTAG
- the dnaN gene encoding DNA polymerase III subunit beta: MELTVTQENLAKALSNVGRVASSKTGLPILSNILLRTDSNRLLIAATNLEVASTQHIGAKIATPGAITIPARLVSEFVSSLPKGTVELKVTDDSHLHISSGSFKSVINGVVADEFPELPTIDETSSIQYSISTTDFKQAVSQTIITASNDSTRPVLTGVYWHSFEGSLYLAATDGYRLAERRLVETTSEVAAIIPTTTLQEVLRTLTDDVSEVDILFDETQVRFRVGESEVTSRLIDGNYPDYRQLIPEKSDTNTTLNASEFVRVTKIAGLFARESGGSVTLTADKENQQLSIHSIASELGENTSSADAEISDDGQVTLNSRYLSDALAVIEGDVVTFRFSGKLAACVLAAKGDNVNYRHIIMPLKS, encoded by the coding sequence ATGGAACTCACCGTTACCCAAGAAAATCTCGCCAAAGCACTCAGTAACGTGGGACGAGTAGCAAGCAGTAAGACAGGACTCCCCATACTCAGTAACATCTTACTAAGAACAGATAGCAACCGGTTACTCATAGCAGCGACAAACCTTGAAGTTGCTTCTACTCAGCATATCGGCGCTAAAATAGCGACTCCAGGAGCAATTACCATCCCCGCCCGCTTAGTGAGTGAGTTTGTGTCGAGCCTTCCTAAAGGTACAGTCGAATTAAAAGTAACCGATGATAGCCACCTCCATATTTCATCAGGAAGTTTCAAATCCGTTATCAACGGTGTGGTGGCAGACGAATTTCCCGAGCTCCCTACAATCGACGAGACGTCTTCGATTCAATACAGCATCAGTACCACAGATTTCAAGCAGGCAGTTTCTCAAACTATTATTACAGCAAGCAATGATAGCACGCGCCCAGTGCTTACGGGCGTGTATTGGCACTCTTTTGAGGGAAGTCTGTATCTGGCGGCTACGGACGGATATCGTCTTGCGGAGCGAAGGTTGGTTGAGACGACCAGCGAGGTGGCGGCGATTATTCCAACAACGACGCTCCAAGAGGTACTTCGAACACTGACCGATGATGTCTCGGAAGTGGATATCCTGTTTGATGAGACACAGGTGCGATTCCGTGTTGGCGAAAGCGAGGTAACCAGCCGATTGATCGACGGAAACTATCCGGATTATCGCCAGCTTATCCCTGAAAAATCGGATACGAATACAACACTGAACGCGAGTGAATTCGTACGAGTAACAAAAATTGCCGGACTATTTGCACGTGAATCCGGTGGAAGTGTGACGCTGACGGCCGATAAGGAAAACCAACAGCTGTCTATTCACTCTATAGCATCTGAATTGGGTGAGAATACATCAAGCGCAGATGCCGAGATTTCTGATGATGGCCAAGTAACGCTTAATTCGCGCTACCTTAGCGATGCGCTTGCTGTGATTGAGGGTGACGTAGTTACCTTCCGCTTTAGTGGTAAGCTTGCGGCATGCGTGTTAGCCGCCAAGGGCGATAATGTGAACTATAGGCATATTATTATGCCGCTGAAGAGCTAG
- the rpmH gene encoding 50S ribosomal protein L34 has translation MPKRTHQPHTRHRARTHGFRARVATKAGRAVIKRRRAKGRARLTV, from the coding sequence ATGCCAAAGCGAACACACCAACCACATACCCGACACCGCGCTCGTACCCATGGATTCCGCGCACGCGTCGCCACGAAAGCCGGTCGCGCCGTTATTAAGCGCCGCCGCGCCAAAGGTCGTGCACGGCTGACTGTCTAG
- the dnaA gene encoding chromosomal replication initiator protein DnaA, with protein MQHALWQSVLGEIELSVSHGIFTTWFKNTELIDVSDDTVTIAVANIFAKRQFEVKFNDQVKTVLEKNGLTPQNIVYTIKTTGKKTISRETTTAENRVDELISSAPRPRSVTTSGGSETGLNPRYTFSNFIVGGSNDLAYAACQAVASNPGVKYNPLFLYGGVGLGKTHLMQAVGNEIAKTQPDSRILYISTETFVKEFLESIRFKKKGFSDKYRNVDVLIVDDMQFIAGKEKTQEEFFHTFNALHQSNKQLIISSDKPPKSIPTLTERLRSRFEWGMAIDIQMPDFETRCAIVQTKASLSGIELARETTEYLANNIKTNVRELEGALNQLLAYAEMRGVTPDITIAEGIIGNVRHSRPQHLTPKQIIDKTARHFQIEIKEICSAKRDKHIVVPRQIAMYLLRSELHLSFPRIAGELGRKDHTTAIHSVEKIEKAVKLDLLVREQVAEIREKLYA; from the coding sequence ATGCAACATGCGTTGTGGCAAAGTGTTTTAGGTGAAATTGAACTGTCGGTATCACATGGTATCTTCACAACGTGGTTCAAAAATACAGAACTTATTGACGTTTCTGATGATACCGTCACTATCGCCGTTGCAAATATCTTTGCCAAGCGACAATTTGAAGTTAAGTTTAACGATCAAGTCAAGACAGTTCTCGAAAAAAATGGTCTTACTCCTCAAAATATCGTTTACACGATAAAAACAACGGGCAAAAAAACAATCAGCCGAGAAACAACGACAGCCGAAAATCGAGTTGATGAACTTATTAGTTCTGCTCCCCGCCCTCGAAGCGTTACAACGTCGGGCGGTAGCGAGACCGGATTGAATCCACGGTATACTTTTTCAAATTTTATTGTCGGTGGAAGTAACGACTTAGCTTATGCGGCCTGTCAAGCAGTCGCAAGTAATCCTGGAGTTAAATATAATCCCCTCTTTCTTTATGGCGGCGTCGGCCTTGGTAAAACACACCTCATGCAAGCTGTAGGAAATGAAATTGCAAAAACTCAGCCGGATTCGCGTATTCTTTACATAAGTACCGAAACGTTTGTAAAAGAGTTCCTTGAGAGTATTCGTTTCAAAAAAAAGGGTTTTTCCGATAAATACCGTAATGTTGACGTTCTTATTGTGGACGACATGCAATTTATTGCCGGCAAAGAAAAAACTCAAGAAGAATTCTTCCATACTTTTAATGCGCTTCATCAATCTAACAAGCAGCTCATTATCAGTAGCGATAAGCCGCCAAAGAGTATTCCCACCTTGACCGAGCGTCTTCGTAGCCGTTTTGAGTGGGGCATGGCTATCGATATCCAAATGCCTGATTTTGAAACAAGATGCGCGATCGTACAAACAAAAGCTTCGCTTTCAGGTATTGAGCTTGCCCGCGAAACAACCGAATACTTGGCAAATAATATAAAAACCAACGTCCGCGAGCTTGAAGGCGCGCTCAACCAGCTGCTTGCGTATGCAGAAATGCGCGGCGTCACGCCAGATATTACCATCGCCGAAGGCATCATCGGAAACGTACGACACTCTCGACCCCAGCACCTCACACCCAAGCAAATCATCGATAAAACTGCGCGCCACTTCCAAATCGAAATAAAAGAGATCTGTAGCGCCAAACGCGACAAACACATCGTTGTTCCCCGACAAATCGCTATGTATTTACTTCGCAGCGAGCTCCACCTTAGTTTTCCAAGGATCGCGGGCGAACTTGGCAGAAAAGACCACACCACCGCAATTCATTCAGTTGAGAAAATTGAAAAAGCCGTTAAGCTAGATCTGCTAGTCAGGGAGCAAGTGGCTGAAATACGGGAGAAGTTGTATGCTTAA